A genomic region of Larimichthys crocea isolate SSNF unplaced genomic scaffold, L_crocea_2.0 scaffold148, whole genome shotgun sequence contains the following coding sequences:
- the plxnb3 gene encoding plexin-B3 isoform X1 yields the protein MLASSVSPSLLFLLLLFLLLLPPPSHSADVIVTTDPVVQRVELQGAPLSHLVVDPGTGLLYVGGVDHLYQLTSDLEVMSHVRTGPQLDSPDCLPPIVLQDCPSATPTHNHNKLLLMEEGQGAEPGSLIVCGSLYQGICDKRSLTNISQLIYQTSNPVDTQYVAANDPRVSTVALVITTENKQEGAMSGGFMRLMLVGRGYTSKGPGDIPPITTRRLFPVVPPRRAFSQEEELGKLVVGSYSEYNNHFVKAIAYGNHAYFLFSRRDMWHKKEYRTYASRLCISDRSFYSYVEVPLLCRGGYNLAQAASLGNHSGEPALFVIMAAGQASTPVATGRSALCVYGMADLDAMLRRAQEVCYTEGGRGSSGTDEAYIEYAVSSKCLKLPKTSLLEYPCGGEHTPNPIASAVPLQATPTFTSTTQLTAVTTATEAGHTIAFLGDREGQLHKVLVSSDWSGDLYGSLLVDSERGISADLLLDNQQQHVYVLTSSNLSKVPVSSCERQTDCQSCLAVRDPYCGWCVLEGRCSRKHLCQRHTQPNHWLWSFEPTNQCVTVQSLQPANQSKDEQTRVTLSVLQLPALSKSESLSCVFGHLPPQLAVVTGTSITCQSPAPELLPPMLTGSDHMVLPVSLVFDHVTITTGNMTFYNCGAVSRLNQSSQCLACVSSVWRCNWCPLDQLCTHNHSCPNQHIILNQRQESPGPLSCPLVFALQSSALVPLGLRTTVVLQGRNLDVYTDEAQYVCVVEIEGIQFNLTASVEKTDDNTHTFTCSPHQFQYAVSQLQYLAPVYLRRGERRIDASPDLRLHLYDCSAGQSDCSQCRAVPEEYGCVWCPGSPAHNCVYNQSCTSIPADTCPPPEITHVRPVSGPLEGGVLVTITGSNLGMSYADVVGGVTVAGVQCPPVPEGYLISTRVVCELQPSGRPTAGHVLVNVGMTPPGRSAQTFTYQDPQLLDLVPDKGPLSGGTQLTILGRQLLTGQKSDLRAFVGSQPCYIGVEEVNDTQLVCQTGSSNRTGEVLVRVLFGKAEKTVPNMTFRYHDDPVITEAAPAESFYAGGRIIMVTGENLDVVQQPIIAVWVEPLEVQRVKRRRRLALLTAKQQLVFNSTMTTVSERCSVLSSSQMTCLTPKVAPEVRVKGVWFQLDNVRVHFESIKGQSFSYYPNPQFFPLNRDAPDAPYRFKPGGVIAVEGQDLTTAISRQEVTAWLGDQECEVKTLDNTHLYCEPPEIQPMSVDDSSELPSLKVFMGNLQVDLGLVQYDSDSLLSPVPLAAQIGLGAGAAVIILSVLVVILMYRRKSKQALRDYKKVLLQLETLEINVGDQCRKEFTDLMTEMMDLSSDVGGPGLPLLDYRTYAERVFFPGQQVAPLSRQLDLPESRRQTVEQGLQQLNNLLNNRLFLTRFIHTLEAQQGFSQRDRGYVASLLTMALHDKLEYFTEVMKTLLQDLVQQYVAKNPKLMLRRTETVVEKMLTNWMSICLYSFLKEVAGEPLYMLYRAIKYQVDKGPVDAVTGKAKRTLNDSHLLREDVDYCAVTLTVLVKNGVEVQPCPVKVLDTDTITQVKDKILDQVYRGAPFSQRPAADSLDLEWRSGQAGHLTLSDDDVTAVVQGRWKRLNTLQHYKVPDGATVALIPRSQTSGLGVNQVFQTGEKTPMLEGEEEEGLRLWHLVKSSEDPEIPKHRKSSMRERERAKAIPEIYLTRLLSMKGTLQKFVDDVFVAILSTKRPPPIAVRFFFDFLDDMAEKHGIDDPETVHIWKTNSLPLRFWVNILKNPQFVLDVQVSDSIDAVLSVIAQTFIDSCTTSEHKVGRDSPVNKLLYAREIPRYKQLVERYYSDIHAAASGCYQEMNSTLTELSGSFASEMNNLVALHELYKYINKYYDQIIMSLEEDSSGQKMQLAYRLQQVAALVENKVTDL from the exons ATGTTGGCCTCCTCAGTCTCTCCatcactcctcttcctcctcctcctcttcctcctcctcctgcccccTCCTTCTCACTCAGCTGATGTTATCGTGACCACTGACCCTGTGGTGCAACGGGTGGAACTGCAGGGCGCCCCCTTGTCTCACCTGGTTGTGGACCCGGGGACAGGCCTTCTGTATGTGGGCGGGGTCGACCACCTGTAccagctgacctctgacctggagGTGATGTCACACGTGAGGACTGGCCCTCAGCTGGACTCCCCGGACTGCCTCCCCCCGATCGTCCTACAGGATTGCCCCTCGGCCACGCCCACTCACAACCacaacaaactgctgctgatggaggaggGGCAGGGGGCGGAGCCAGGCAGCCTGATCGTCTGCGGGTCGCTGTATCAGGGCATCTGTGACAAGAG GAGTCTGACTAACATCTCTCAGCTCATCTATCAGACCTCCAACCCTGTCGACACTCAGTACGTTGCTGCCAACGACCCTCGAGTCTCCACCGTTGCCCTGGTGATAACCACAGAGAACAAACAAGAGGGGGCCATGTCTGGTGGTTTCATGCGCTTGATGCTGGTTGGTCGAGGCTACACCAGTAAGGGTCCTGGTGATATCCCACCAATCACGACTCGGCGTCTGTTCCCAGTGGTCCCACCTCGTCGGGCTTTCTCTCAGGAGGAGGAGCTTGGGAAACTGGTCGTTGGGAGTTACTCTGAGTACAACAACCACTTTGTGAAGGCCATTGCCTATGGCAACCATGCCTACTTCCTGTTCTCTCGGCGGGACATGTGGCACAAGAAGGAGTACCGGACCTACGCCTCCCGGCTCTGCATCTCTGACCGCAGCTTCTACTCGTATGTGGAGGTGCCACTGCTGTGCCGCGGTGGCTACAACCTGGCTCAGGCGGCATCATTAGGAAACCACTCAGGTGAACCTGCCCTGTTTGTCATCATGGCGGCAGGACAAGCGTCTACGCCCGTAGCAACTGGTCGCtcagcactgtgtgtttatgggaTGGCAGACCTGGACGCCATGCTGCGGCGAGCACAGGAAGTGTGTTACACAGAAGGTGGGCGGGGCAGCAGCGGAACGGACGAGGCCTACATTGAATACGCCGTGTCATCGAAATGTCTGAAACTACCcaag ACCTCTCTCTTAGAGTATCCTTGTGGAGGGGAACACACCCCGAACCCCATCGCCAGCGCTGTGCCACTCCAAGCTACGcccaccttcacctccaccacccAACTGACTGCTGTCACCACGGCAACAGAAGCGGGACACACCATCGCCTTtctgggagacagagagggacaaCTGCACAAG gtgttggtgagctctgattggtcaggtGACCTCTACGGCAGTCTGTTGGTGGACAGTGAGCGTGGCATCAGCGCTGACCTCTTATTGgacaaccagcagcagcatgtttacGTTTTAACCAGCAGCAAT ctgtcGAAGGTTCCTGTGTCGTcatgtgagagacagacagactgtcaaTCATGTCTTGCTGTCAGAGACCCGTACTGTGGCTGGTGTGTTCTGGAGGGAAG ATGTTCCCGTAAACATCTATGTCAGCGCCACACACAGCCTAACCATTGGCTCTGGAGCTTTGAACCGACCAATCAGTGTGTGACAGTGCAGAGTCTGCAGCCGGCCAATCAGAGTAAAGACGAACAAACACGG GTGACCCTGTCAGTCCTCCAGCTTCCTGCCCTGTCGAAGTCTGAGTCTCTGTCCTGCGTCTTTGGGCACCTCCCTCCTCAGCTTGCTGTTGTCACAGGAACCAGCatcacctgtcaatcacctgCACCAGAGCTCCTCCCACCCATGCTAACAGGAAGTG ATCACATGGTCCTGCCTGTGTCACTGGTGTTTGATCATGTGACCATTACCACGGGCAACATGACCTTCTACAACTGTGGAGCCGTGAGCCGATTGAACCAGAGCTCCCA GTGTCTGGCctgtgtcagcagtgtgtggagGTGTAACTGGTGTCCTCTGGATCAACTCTGCACTCACAACCACAGCTGTCCCAACCAACACATCATCCTCAACCAGAGa CAGGAATCTCCTGGTCCTCTTTCCTGTCCTCTGGTCTTCGCCCTGCAGAGTTCTGCTTTGGTGCCGTTGGGCCTGAGAACCACCGTGGTGCTGCAAGGACGAAACCTGGACGTCTACACT gATGAAGctcagtatgtttgtgttgtggagaTTGAAGGAATTCAGTTtaatctgacagcttcagtcGAGAAGACGGACGACAACACGCACACCTTCACCTGCAGCCCTCACCAG tttcAGTATGCAGTCAGTCAGCTTCAGTATTTGGCTCCTGTCTATCTGcgcagaggagagagacgcaTCGACGCCTCACCTGACCTTCGAC tCCATCTGTATGACTGCTCAGCTggccaatcagattgctcgCAGTGCCGTGCAGTGCCAGAGGAGTATGGCTGTGTGTGGTGTCCAGGAAGCCCCGCCCACAACTGCGTTTACAACCAATCCTGCACAAGCATACCTGCAGACACCTGTCCGCCTCCTGAGATCACACAC GTGCGTCCTGTCTCCGGTCCATTGGAGGGCGGAGTCTTGGTGACGATCACAGGGTCTAACCTGGGAATGAGTTATGCTGACGTGGTGGGTGGAGTCACAGTGGCAGGTGTTCAGTGTCCACCTGTACCTGAAGGTTACCTGATCTCTACCCGGGTGGTGTGTGAGCTGCAGCCCAGCGGCAGGCCGACAGCGGGCCACGTCCTGGTTAACGTGGGAATGACCCCACCTGGAAGGTCAGCACAGACCTTCACCTACCAG GATCCACAGCTCCTGGACCTGGTTCCTGATAAAGGTCCGCTCTCTGGAGGAACTCAGCTGACCATCCTAGGTCGACAGCTGCTGACCGGACAAAAGTCCGACCTGAGAGCCTTTGTGGGCAGTCAGCCCTGCTACAT tGGAGTGGAGGAGGTCAATGATACCCAGCTGGTGTGTCAAACTGGTTCCAGTAATCGGACCGGCGAGGTTCTGGTCCGGGTTTTGTTTGGGAAAGCAGAGAAGACGGTTCCTAACATGACCTTCCGTTACCATGACGACCCTGTCATCACTGAGGCCGCTCCTGCAGAAAGCTTCTACGC AGGTGGGCGCATCATCATGGTGACCGGCGAGAACCTGGACGTCGTCCAGCAGCCAATCATAGCGGTGTGGGTGGAACCTCTGGAGGTCCAGAGGGTGAAACGGAGAAGACGATTGGCTCTGCTCACCGCCAAACAGCAGCTGGTCTTTAACAGCACCATGACAACG gtgtcAGAGCGCTGCTCTGTCCTGTCGTCCTCTCAAATGACCTGTCTCACCCCCAAAGTGGCTCCAGAGGTCAGAGTAAAGGGCGTCTGGTTTCAGCTCGACAACGTCAGAGTCCACTTTGAAAGCATCAAG ggtCAGAGCTTCAGTTATTATCCTAACCCGCAGTTCTTCCCTCTGAACCGGGACGCTCCGGATGCTCCATATCGCTTCAAACCGGGAGGAGTGATTGCGGTGgag GGTCAGGACCTGACCACCGCCATatccagacaggaagtgacagctTGGCTCGGAGATCAGGAGTGTGAGGTGAAAACTCTGGACAACACTCACCTTTATTGTGAACCTCCAGAGATCCAACCAATGAGTGTGGACGACAGCAGTGAGCTGCCCAGCCTCAAG gtatTCATGGGAAATCTGCAGGTGGACCTTGGACTGGTTCAGTACGACAGTGACTCTCTGCTGTCTCCCGTCCCATTGGCTGCTCAGATTGGTTTGGGGGCAGGAGCAGCTGTCATCATCCTGTCTGTGCTGGTCGTCATCCTCATGTACAG gAGGAAGAGTAAACAGGCTCTCAGAGACTACAAGAAGGTTTTGCTGCAGTTGGAAACTCTGGAGATCAACGTGGGAGACCAGTGTCGCAAAGAGTTCACAG acCTGATGACAGAGATGATGGACCTGAGCAGTGATGTTGGTGGACCAGGACTCCCCCTGCTGGACTACAGGACATATGCAGAGAGAGTATTCTTTCCTGGCCAGCAGGTAGCACCGCTGAGCCGCCAACTGGACCTGCCGGAGTCCAGGAGGCAGACTGTGGAACAGGGCCTCCAGCAGCTCAACAACCTGCTCAACAACCGGCTGTTTCTCACCAGG ttcATCCACACTCTGGAGGCCCAGCAGGGTTTCTCTCAGAGAGACCGGGGTTATGTTGCCAGTCTACTCACCATGGCCTTGCACGATAAACTGGAGTACTTCACTGAAGTCATGAAGACTCTGCTGCAGGACCTGGTTCAGCAGTACGTCGCCAAGAATCCCAAACTTATGCTACGCCG GACAGAGACGGTTGTCGAGAAGATGTTGACGAACTGGATGTCCATCTGCCTCTACTCCTTCCTCAag gagGTGGCAGGGGAGCCGCTCTACATGCTGTACAGAGCCATAAAGTACCAGGTGGACAAAGGTCCGGTGGACGCTGTAACTGGTAAAGCCAAACGTACGCTGAACGACAGCCACCTGCTGCGAGAGGACGTGGACTACTGTGCTGTG actctGACGGTCTTGGTGAAGAACGGTGTTGAAGTTCAACCTTGCCCCGTTAAAGTTCTCGACACTGACACGATCACACAG GTGAAGGATAAGATCCTGGATCAGGTCTACAGAGGAGCTCCGTTTTCTCAGAGACCAGCAGCAGACAGTCTGGACCTGG agTGGCGTTCTGGTCAGGCAGGTCACCTGACCCTAtcagatgatgatgtcactgcagTCGTTCAAGGTCGCTGGAAACGACTCAACACTCTGCAACACTACAAG gttcCAGATGGAGCTACAGTCGCCCTGATTCCTCGTTCTCAGACTTCAGGTCTCGGAGTGAATCAGGTGTTCCAGACTGGAGAGA AAACGCCGATGCTggagggcgaggaggaggagggtctGCGTCTGTGGCACCTGGTGAAGAGCAGCGAAGATCCCGAAATCCCAAAACACCGAAAGAGCAGCATGAGGGAGCGAGAACGAGCCAAGGCCATACCTGAGATTTACCTGACCAGACTGCTGTCCATGAAG gGGACGCTGCAGAAGTTTGTGGACGATGTCTTTGTGGCGATCCTCAGCACGAAGCGTCCTCCTCCGATCGCCGTCCGGTTCTTCTTCGACTTCCTTGACGACATGGCGGAGAAACACGGCATTGACGACCCCGAGACTGTCCACATCTGGAAGACCAACAG TCTCCCTCTCAGGTTCTGGGTAAACATCCTGAAGAATCCTCAGTTTGTTTTGGACGTTCAGGTGTCCGACAGCATCGACGCCGTCCTGTCCGTCATCGCTCAGACCTTCATCGACTCCTGCACCACCTCCGAGCACAAAGTGGGACGG GACTCTCCTGTAAACAAACTGCTGTACGCCCGAGAGATACCCCGATACAAACAGCTGGTGGAGAG gtattaCAGCGACATCCATGCGGCTGCTTCAGGCTGTTATCAGGAGATGAACTCAACTCTGACTGAACTGTCTGGG agttTCGCCTCAGAGATGAACAACCTCGTTGCTCTACACGAACTTTACAAGTACATCAACAAATATTAcgaccag ATCATTATGTCTCTGGAGGAGGACAGTTCAGGCCAGAAGATGCAGTTGGCCTATCGGTTGCAGCAGGTCGCCGCCCTGGTGGAGAACAAGGTCACTGACCTCTGA